A portion of the Mesobacillus sp. AQ2 genome contains these proteins:
- the tadA gene encoding tRNA adenosine(34) deaminase TadA yields the protein MEYTPDERYMLEAIEEAKKAGQIGEVPIGAVIVLDGEVIARAHNLRETKQSSIAHAEVLAIDEACKKLGTWRLEDAVLYVTLEPCPMCAGAIMLSRVKKVVYGAADPKGGCAGTFMNILQDERFNHQSEVVSGVLKEECGALLSDFFRKLREEKKQKKKQAKQAMEQHTGIDS from the coding sequence ATGGAATATACTCCAGATGAAAGATATATGCTAGAAGCAATTGAAGAGGCAAAAAAAGCAGGGCAGATAGGCGAGGTGCCGATTGGGGCAGTCATTGTCCTGGACGGGGAGGTCATCGCCAGGGCACACAATCTCCGCGAAACAAAACAAAGCTCAATCGCCCATGCTGAAGTACTGGCGATTGACGAAGCCTGCAAGAAACTCGGCACTTGGCGGCTTGAAGATGCCGTTCTGTACGTTACACTGGAGCCTTGTCCAATGTGTGCAGGGGCAATCATGCTCTCCCGGGTAAAAAAAGTGGTCTATGGTGCAGCAGATCCAAAAGGCGGCTGTGCCGGCACCTTCATGAACATTCTCCAGGATGAGCGTTTCAATCATCAAAGTGAAGTTGTGTCAGGTGTGTTAAAAGAGGAGTGCGGAGCATTATTGTCCGATTTTTTCAGAAAGCTCCGTGAAGAGAAAAAACAGAAAAAGAAACAGGCAAAACAGGCGATGGAACAGCATACAGGAATTGACAGCTGA
- the dnaX gene encoding DNA polymerase III subunit gamma/tau, producing MAYQALYRVWRPQQFIDVVGQEHVTTTLQNALLQQKISHAYLFSGPRGTGKTSAAKILAKAVNCEQAPTTEPCNECDACRGITDGSIPDVIEIDAASNNGVEEIRDIRDKVKYAPNVVKYKVYIIDEVHMLSIGAFNALLKTLEEPPKHVIFILATTEPHKIPLTIISRCQRFDFKRITAQAIVGRMKQIVEESGVDCDDTALQIIARAAEGGMRDALSLLDQAISFSQDRVTIEDALTVTGTVSQNFLNQLAKAIYEKNAAVGLEALDELLLQGKDPARFIEDMIFFYRDMLLYKAAPGLEEAMERVMLDHDFQELANQIDSAQIYELIEVLNKAQQEMRWTNHPRIFLEVAIVKLCQLDAQVQTSNVQVEPLLKRIEQLEEKLANFQQNPGVAASEPAAAKKAPRPNRKGFQAPAGKINEVLKSATKPNLQAIKGRWGDLLEMLAAKQMRSQAALLNEAEPVAASDEAVVIKFKYEIHCQMAMENTRFTETVSGAMLDYTGKRLQVIGVPEEQWLKIRENFISQRGDGSTEGQAAASEDPLIAEAKKLFGDELIQIQD from the coding sequence TTGGCCTACCAAGCATTATATCGTGTCTGGCGTCCACAGCAGTTCATTGATGTGGTCGGACAGGAACATGTAACAACGACACTGCAAAACGCTCTGCTTCAACAAAAAATATCACATGCCTACCTTTTTTCCGGCCCGAGGGGGACTGGAAAAACGAGTGCTGCTAAAATTTTGGCAAAAGCGGTTAACTGTGAACAAGCTCCGACAACAGAGCCTTGCAATGAATGCGATGCCTGCCGGGGAATAACCGATGGATCGATTCCCGATGTGATCGAAATTGACGCTGCTTCCAATAACGGTGTCGAGGAAATCCGGGATATCCGTGACAAAGTAAAATATGCCCCTAACGTCGTGAAGTATAAAGTATATATCATCGATGAGGTGCATATGCTTTCCATCGGAGCGTTCAACGCCTTGCTAAAAACACTTGAAGAGCCTCCAAAGCATGTTATCTTTATCCTCGCTACAACTGAGCCCCATAAGATTCCACTCACAATCATTTCACGATGCCAGCGATTTGATTTCAAGAGAATCACGGCTCAGGCCATCGTTGGCAGGATGAAGCAAATTGTTGAGGAATCTGGAGTGGATTGCGATGACACAGCCTTGCAAATCATTGCCAGGGCAGCGGAAGGCGGAATGCGTGATGCCTTGAGTCTGCTGGATCAGGCAATTTCGTTCAGCCAGGACCGAGTGACGATTGAAGATGCGCTCACAGTAACAGGAACAGTATCACAGAACTTCCTCAACCAGCTGGCCAAAGCAATTTATGAAAAAAATGCAGCTGTTGGACTGGAAGCATTGGATGAGCTTCTTTTACAAGGAAAGGATCCGGCAAGATTCATAGAAGACATGATCTTCTTTTACCGCGACATGCTCCTTTACAAGGCAGCACCAGGATTAGAAGAAGCCATGGAACGAGTGATGCTGGATCATGATTTCCAGGAACTCGCCAATCAAATTGATTCCGCACAAATATATGAATTGATTGAGGTCTTGAACAAAGCCCAGCAAGAAATGCGCTGGACGAACCATCCGCGTATTTTCCTTGAAGTCGCGATCGTAAAACTGTGCCAGCTTGATGCTCAGGTGCAGACAAGCAATGTACAGGTTGAACCTTTATTGAAGAGGATCGAACAGCTTGAAGAAAAGCTGGCGAATTTTCAGCAAAACCCGGGTGTGGCAGCAAGTGAACCAGCTGCAGCCAAGAAAGCGCCGCGTCCAAACCGAAAAGGTTTCCAGGCTCCGGCCGGAAAAATCAATGAGGTACTGAAAAGTGCAACAAAGCCTAATCTTCAAGCGATCAAGGGACGCTGGGGAGACTTGCTAGAAATGCTGGCTGCCAAGCAAATGCGTTCGCAGGCTGCGTTATTGAATGAAGCCGAACCGGTTGCTGCATCTGATGAGGCGGTCGTGATAAAATTCAAATATGAGATTCACTGCCAGATGGCAATGGAAAACACCAGGTTCACTGAAACTGTCAGCGGTGCGATGCTGGATTACACAGGTAAAAGATTGCAGGTCATCGGTGTGCCGGAAGAACAGTGGCTTAAAATAAGGGAAAACTTTATCAGCCAAAGAGGCGACGGATCAACGGAAGGGCAAGCTGCTGCCAGTGAAGACCCGCTGATTGCTGAAGCCAAGAAATTATTTGGCGATGAATTAATACAAATACAAGATTAA